The nucleotide sequence TGCTGTCTGGATCaaagcaatcattctctgttcagcTGCGTATTCTGCTTTGTCTTCTCTCGGTAACTTCTTGAATGGAAGTTCTTCGCCTTTATCATCTTTTGCATATGCTTTTGCCCAGTTGAgaacctttctttccaccatgtatAATCCTCAATGCTTTCCAGAGTTGGTGGTTTTGATTGCGTTCCGTAAaaattatcatgcttgatgtttttgttgatcGCCTTCCTGGTTTTTAGTGTAACATTTGTAATCTCGGACGATTCggatgtgaacgcgttgaaaaacgtgttgtagaattccTCAGCCATGATGTAAACCTGGACAGATAATCAAGCAAAACACAATTAGTACAATCAACTATCAAATAAACTGAAACTGACTGACACTCGATCGACGCAAAATGATCTCGACACGAAAAAGttcactttcgagcgaaatataacacttgagcgaaatcagactgaaccctatgagcgaaatcaggttgaaccctatgagcgaaattaggtatctttggagcgaaacctcaaggAATGATGTCcactggagcgaaatctgatgtgaattatgagcgaaatcactagATGTCCATATGATCGAAATCAATTCGAAGTcaattttagtccatttttagtccgGATTTCAATGTccaactttcaagggtttatctatgtACAATTATCtataatctgtgaaattttgagcgaattttgACCGATAAATCTCTCtaaaatgatgaaagaaggtgtagaagtcagaatgagaatgatatcaagctaaactcttcttcttgagctctgataccacttgtaggatcgttgtttgacccgattgagtcgatcagaagagctttatgtccggttcaaaggcggaatcagagaaCTGGACTCGAAAACAGCTTGATACTATAATATCTGTTACTTATATTGCTTTTAACATCAATTACAACCTGGACagattttggcagcacttcgttacaattcCGGAAGTCGCGATGCCAAAAAAATGAACAGTGCACCTATATATACTGTtaatgatttcgcttatgtgaacatgccatatgagcgaaatctaatgattctgatttcgcttatatgaaatgtacatatgagcgaaatcactccCTTAACTCCTAAACTTCGATTCTCGAACTTCATGCACTGgatatcctatcctatcctatcttattacatgatacaagacgaagtcaatagacgcaATGCACTAACAGATATGTACCGCCAtactccatgggtaggatgccaatattaatcctacgtattctccttgggtagaatacgtacgttcgtcctccttgagtaggacaacaaccttaaacttactagacaaaactctatcatgaagtccctcatttttatgtcgacttaatcgccgggccaatggcgagcggttattagttaatagcactattagggttgacaagccttacaccgtgccggtaggacgggcgtgtactaatggatctgggcacttagtTAATGATGATAGGCATTGACGTACGGCACAACTTCCTTTCGTCAGTTGTCAAtttggtaacggtctagtggttcacatggggaagcccccactgattatggatatggtttgggaaacgaagatactggttaactcgtggtttacgaaacaacttatgcttttcaaaacaaacttgtaaagctaaacaaccaactgtgaactcgctcaactttgttgttgactcgttgttacatgccttgcaggttgttaggtGCTTGTGGAGCTTGCACCGGGAGGAGTGATCGTTGTggaacatggactgttgagttccacgtcaaacatttaaactttatgaacttattgcttatggttgggtttttacattttatgcttccgctgttaacttttaaagttggttactttcttttggacaccaattatattgtggttggttttaattacttaattacattgtttaatatgattggtggcttgatcctggtcagtcacgcctccttgcgatgatactccgcttgtggatttttgggggtgtgacatttttgaCTAAGAAAGATGGCACTAATGTTGTTCCAAAATTGTGTCCGTCGATCTCGTAGCAAGGCATGTAGCTTGGTGATCAGAAGGTGTGTGATTCACAGTTAGTTGCTTTTTAGGCATACATGTGTTATAGTTGTCATCGTTCACTGAGAGGCGTACATTTCCTTTCATGTACAttaggttaaggctgaacatcagcgtccttccagattattggagcaaccagagtttccaatttggaaatgggaaaacattactatggatctcattactaaactcccgcgcacaaagaaaggtcacgatgccatctgggtagttgttgatcgtcttactaagtcagcgcatttcttgccaatccgtgaggatttttcggctgacaaacttgctcaaatctatgtAGATGAAatcgtagctcgacatggtgttcctttgaacatcatttctgacagggatgctcgtttcacttctcatttttggagaaccatgcaatctgctatggggtctcaacttaatctgagcacagcttatcatccgcaaacggatggtcaatctgaaagaacaatccagacactggaggatatgcttagagcttgtgtgatcgattttggtggtagttgggattcgcatcttccattgattgaattctcctacaacaacagttatcactccaacatcaacatggctcctttcgaggctctctatggtcgaaaatgtcgttcaccagtctgctggaatgagatcggcgaggctcaacttactggacctgccctcattttagagacaacagataaggttaagaaagtacCGGAGGAGCCGGCGACCGACTTACCGgcggtgatgatggtggtggtcgtCAGACGTGGCTACAGCACACGGGGAGGGGGGGGTGGCGGCGACTTTAATTCCTTCTGACAAGTTCACCGGTAAAACATGGTGGTGTTCTTGATGAAATAATTAATTACATCCAATCATTGCAACATCAAGTTGAGGTAATTCTTGTTGTTAAGTTACTTGGAAGATCTTATGTTGATTACCGATGAATTTGACACCTTACTTTATATTTTCTTTTATGTTGTAGTTCTTGTCTATGAAGCTTGAAGCTGTAAATGCAAGGATGGCCTTGCCTGTAGAAGGGGTTCATACGAAAGATGTAAGTTTTGTTTGTCGATTTTTCTTGGTAACCTTGAGAAACTTTTAGGGAAAACTTATGGGGCCCGTCAATACCCTAATAACTAATCAAACGCCTATCACCATGCTAACCCTTGAAATTTTTTGTTTGTTGATTTTTTGAGAATTTGTTGCTAAATCTTGCTCGTCAAACTGAAAACTAATCATAATAAAAAATGTGACTTTAGTCCTTTTATGCTAATTGACAAATTGAGATCCAAATAGTCCAACTACGCTTAAACGGAACCCATAATCCATCCTAAGGGGTGTTTAAATGTGAATTTTGTATGAACATTGAATTCCTTATCCACATTCCTATAAGAGCACACACAATGATGACCTTAAAAAATTTGTGAGTGGGTTTAGTTATATTATAAGAAATGGTTGTTAGGGGACTGGGGACAGTTAACCCGGTCAAAATTAGCAGTTTCAGGTGTCGTTTCAGCGGGTTGTTCAGGTCTCGTTTCGGGTCAAGTAGCTTCGTTACAAGTTCGGGTCTCTAGTTTATTTTATTCTGTTTTAAATGcagaaaatattttgaaaatgtCCGTCGATCTCGTAGCAAGGCATGTAGCTTGGTGATCAGAAGGTGTGTGATTCACAGTTAGTTGCTTTTTAGGCGTACATGTGTTATAGTTGTCATCGTTCACTGAGAGGCGTACATTTCCTTTCATGTACATTAGGTTACTGTTAGAACAAAAACTTAATTATCATATGTATTTATATTATAAAGTAAACATTATGCGTATAATTAGCGTTAGCATTAAGGTAGCATTATCGAATATTAAGGTGACAAACTATGGGACAGAATTTGGAGATTGTGGAAGACAGTTATAAACGGTTTTTGGCGCCAGGATCTCTCAACCATAACTATCACAGCATATGTATATATAGACCTAAGCTGGAATTCTTTCGGGTACCAAGATATCAATTACATTTTCTGTATGTTCATAGTTTTTGAATATTGTCATTCAAGTTCGCATTTGTGTGATATTTATCGAAACTGTTCTTGATATCCAACAGTTACATGGTCGTGGGAAGGCATGAATAAAACAAAAGAGTGTTAGAGAGATAAAGGCAAATCATTTTGATAAATGTAATTGATTGTATTTTGTAATTTTGGTATAAGTTATAAGGATTTAAGTATTTTGTATTGAGTTTTGATTTCCAATTACTGTATAACTTAGTCAACCTATATATCTGGGTTGGGATGTTATAAGAAACTTATTTAGCCATGGAAACCAACCACGAGGAGtttgtttgagaccatataagGCCTTTTATATACGACATACTTTATTTGAAAGTTGTGGATGAATAAATCAGGAAATGGTTCCATAAAAACGGTCTCTGTAATTAATGCTAGTTTAAGTTATACATTTTGAAAAAAACAGTCGATAAGGATGCCAAAAGTGAAAGATAACAAGGAGATAATACAATGTGAACCGTGGAAGCCTTGAAAAGAGGGCTAAATACAATGTTAATCGTGGTAGCCTTGAAAAGAGGGCTGGCGTCCAAACACGATATATAGTTAAGTGAAATGGGTTTGAAAAGGGATAACATTGTTACCTTAGTTTTGTATTTATGTTTATTTCTAATTCAAAGGGAGGAGTAGTTTGTGTATAATGCATGTGAAACAATGGAACATTTGATACTAGTTTCTATTATGTAAAGATGTCTAGTAATTCTGTTCTCTGGTTGATTGTTACACTTTTAATCTCATTCTCATTATCGACTAAAATCAAACCTCCAATCTTAATGAGGGAGAAAATTAAGTTTTTAACTTGCTACTTTCAAAAACTTAAATATGATGTggtccaaaaataaaataaaaaacataatttaaaaaaaatatatataataattaagcAATCATCAACACCTCTATGGTCTGATTATGGCCATGCATATATAATTTATCTGTTGCTTGCTTAACATTGGTTGCAAATAAGATTCATAAGTTTATACATAACAAATCAGATCAGACACTTGCTCACCCACGCTTGACAGGATCAAAATTAGAAACACCAATGATGGCTCCAAGAATCCCACCAAGCACAACACCACCAGCCCCAATGCTGAGCAAGAAGTTGTTGAGAGACGGAGTAAGACTGGACGCCGCCTGTGCCGCCTCCGGGACCACCATGGAGGCCGTTAGAACAGCGGCAGTCAACGCTGTCACGGCGTTCTCCTTCAATGAGCTCTTCACCACCATCCGTTTAGTAGTCTTGGAAGATGAGTTAGCCTTAAGGGTCGACATTAATGGGTTGAAGAAGGAGGTTGTGATTGTGGTCTTGTTGGTCAATGGCATGGCCATGGAAACCGCACAAGTGGAAGCCATTGATGAGTTGTGGTGGATGAGAtggtggtttggtttggtttggttaggTTAAGTTAAAGAGAGGGTGAGAGAGAGGTGTGAATTATCTCCATATCTCACGTGGCAGCTTCTCTACTTGGTATTGGTAGATAACCTTATCCACACATCTATCTATCTATctgcatatttatttatttattatttggtgGATATTATTGGTTTCTACCTTAAGTCTATAAATCTTAAATCACCTGTAATATAACACTACATAGGCAATTGAGGTCATGCATGCTTGTTAGTAGGGCTGGTAATTTGGTACCTGTTAAGACATGATTAGACCTGTTTGATTGAAAAATACATCCTTtgactttttttaatttttaaaataattaaaattacaatgttaGGATTTACAATTTATTCATCTTTGTACATAAAatataaaactgttttataaacatgaggtagaaagtagttaaacgagtcgtaatcatgtttgaaacttatgCCGTACGCGCCG is from Helianthus annuus cultivar XRQ/B chromosome 9, HanXRQr2.0-SUNRISE, whole genome shotgun sequence and encodes:
- the LOC110877033 gene encoding uncharacterized protein LOC110877033, which produces MASTCAVSMAMPLTNKTTITTSFFNPLMSTLKANSSSKTTKRMVVKSSLKENAVTALTAAVLTASMVVPEAAQAASSLTPSLNNFLLSIGAGGVVLGGILGAIIGVSNFDPVKRG